Proteins found in one Arthrobacter pascens genomic segment:
- a CDS encoding dihydrofolate reductase family protein yields the protein MSSIQYFVASSLDGFIATSKDDLAWLLQFDGFEGGKESYDTFMDGVGCIVMGGETYAWLMEHEPGNWPYPSTPCYVFTRHEYAAPPGSDITFVRGHVREFVQDFKDDAGGKNVWVVGGGNLAAQFADAGLLDELILSVIPVVLGDGKRLLPLEGPTPPLELTASRTLGRGVVELRYQFSSGDKPAGG from the coding sequence ATGTCCAGCATCCAGTATTTTGTGGCTTCATCCCTCGACGGTTTCATCGCCACCTCAAAAGACGACCTGGCCTGGCTCCTGCAGTTTGACGGCTTCGAGGGCGGCAAGGAAAGCTACGACACGTTTATGGACGGGGTGGGCTGCATCGTTATGGGCGGCGAAACGTACGCCTGGCTGATGGAGCACGAGCCCGGAAACTGGCCTTACCCGTCCACGCCCTGCTACGTCTTCACCCGTCACGAGTACGCCGCGCCGCCGGGATCGGACATCACGTTCGTCAGGGGCCACGTCCGTGAATTCGTCCAGGACTTTAAGGACGACGCCGGCGGCAAGAATGTCTGGGTAGTGGGCGGCGGCAACCTCGCCGCGCAGTTCGCCGACGCCGGCCTGCTGGACGAACTCATCCTCTCGGTCATTCCCGTGGTGCTGGGGGATGGCAAGCGGCTGTTGCCGCTGGAGGGCCCGACGCCGCCGCTGGAGTTGACTGCCTCGCGCACCTTGGGCCGGGGAGTTGTGGAACTGCGATACCAGTTCAGCTCCGGAGACAAGCCGGCCGGGGGCTGA
- a CDS encoding hotdog fold thioesterase, whose translation MMDNFTPGPFTDELVTAGIPEHLHGWLGEFGIGALVVKMGIHFLEMSPERTVATMPVEGNTQVAGILHGGAHVVLAETLGSFAAGMHAGAGRHALGIEVSATHHRAIAAGTVTGTCTAIHLGRTLATHEIVITDEMGRRLSTARITNMLRDNGTTGG comes from the coding sequence ATGATGGACAATTTCACGCCCGGCCCCTTTACTGACGAGTTGGTCACGGCCGGCATTCCGGAACACCTTCACGGCTGGCTCGGTGAGTTCGGAATCGGTGCCCTGGTGGTAAAGATGGGAATCCACTTCCTGGAAATGAGCCCGGAACGGACAGTGGCCACCATGCCGGTGGAGGGCAACACCCAGGTGGCGGGCATCCTGCACGGCGGCGCCCACGTGGTCCTGGCCGAAACCCTGGGGTCATTTGCCGCGGGGATGCACGCTGGAGCAGGCCGCCATGCCCTCGGCATCGAGGTGAGTGCAACCCATCACCGTGCCATTGCCGCGGGAACGGTGACGGGAACATGCACCGCAATCCACCTGGGCCGGACCCTGGCAACCCACGAGATCGTGATAACCGATGAAATGGGCCGCCGGCTCTCCACCGCCCGCATCACCAACATGCTGCGGGACAACGGCACTACGGGGGGCTGA
- a CDS encoding ArsR/SmtB family transcription factor, with product MTTALVPVFAALGDETRWNILAALGEGDASASTLAGRLPVTRQAIAKHLAVLQEAGLVESVRVGRELRYRVLGAQLSATARRLDRIGAEWDRRLATIKRIAEEM from the coding sequence GTGACCACGGCCCTGGTTCCGGTGTTCGCCGCGCTCGGGGACGAGACCCGGTGGAACATCCTGGCGGCCCTCGGCGAGGGCGATGCGTCGGCGTCGACCCTCGCCGGGAGGCTCCCGGTCACACGGCAGGCAATCGCCAAACACCTGGCCGTGCTGCAGGAGGCCGGACTCGTGGAATCCGTGCGCGTCGGCCGCGAGCTACGCTACCGGGTGCTCGGCGCACAGTTGAGTGCGACCGCGCGGCGCCTCGACCGCATCGGCGCTGAGTGGGATCGCCGCCTGGCCACGATCAAGCGCATCGCGGAAGAGATGTAG
- a CDS encoding sensor histidine kinase: MKTMGTLRSAAANARHAGPRVTDAVLAVSMALAVAVVILADLEETGRASLPAYLFAAGFGTLLLVRRRYPLAVLVLTVLGIFTYYALGFPPIGISLPAVAAMYSAAEQDRTGEAATAGAVLVAVSAYFRISEGLPQSYLISYELVTNIALMAAGIALGVVVRMRRETRLQQDRLNALAAAERVRHAEGLVHAERMRMARDLHDVIGHTMSVISLHSNVAAEAIGHDDGAASRAVEQIRAAASETMKELRSTVRLLRTPHQDDLRSTVGLSGVGKLAEAARETGLEVDLAMSVAPGELSITIDAAAYRIIQESLTNVLRHSGASAVKIGAAVDNGVLTLEVTDNGKAAAGGTSNQPSNGHGIIGMRERATTLGGYVSTAGPSRDGFSVHAQLPARLDP, from the coding sequence ATGAAGACCATGGGCACGTTGCGGAGCGCCGCGGCTAACGCGCGGCACGCCGGACCGCGGGTGACGGATGCAGTCCTGGCGGTATCCATGGCTCTTGCCGTCGCCGTCGTCATTCTCGCGGACCTGGAAGAAACGGGGCGGGCCAGCCTCCCTGCTTATCTTTTCGCCGCCGGCTTCGGCACACTGCTGCTGGTCCGCCGCCGCTACCCCCTGGCCGTCCTGGTCCTGACCGTGTTGGGGATCTTCACCTACTACGCGCTCGGCTTTCCGCCTATCGGCATTTCGCTGCCGGCGGTAGCGGCGATGTATTCGGCCGCCGAACAGGACAGGACTGGGGAGGCAGCCACGGCGGGCGCGGTGCTGGTGGCCGTTTCCGCATACTTCCGGATCAGCGAGGGCCTGCCGCAGTCCTACCTGATCAGCTATGAACTTGTGACCAACATTGCCCTGATGGCGGCGGGCATCGCGCTGGGCGTCGTGGTCCGGATGCGGCGCGAAACCCGTCTCCAGCAAGACCGGCTCAACGCGCTCGCGGCAGCTGAACGCGTCCGGCACGCGGAAGGGCTGGTGCATGCCGAAAGAATGCGGATGGCCCGCGACCTGCATGACGTGATCGGCCACACGATGTCCGTCATCTCGCTCCACAGCAATGTGGCGGCCGAAGCGATAGGGCACGACGACGGCGCCGCCTCCCGCGCTGTCGAACAGATCCGCGCAGCCGCCTCGGAGACGATGAAGGAGCTGCGTTCCACCGTCAGGCTGCTCCGCACGCCGCACCAGGACGATCTCCGCTCAACGGTGGGGCTCAGCGGCGTGGGCAAGTTGGCCGAAGCAGCCCGGGAGACCGGCCTGGAGGTTGACCTGGCCATGAGCGTCGCACCGGGGGAGCTGTCCATCACCATTGACGCCGCTGCCTACCGCATCATCCAGGAGTCTCTGACGAACGTGCTCCGCCACTCTGGCGCCTCGGCTGTTAAAATCGGAGCCGCCGTGGACAATGGCGTCCTGACCTTGGAAGTGACGGACAACGGCAAAGCGGCCGCGGGCGGAACCTCGAACCAACCCTCCAACGGACACGGGATCATCGGGATGCGCGAACGTGCCACCACCCTGGGAGGCTACGTAAGCACCGCAGGTCCCTCACGGGACGGTTTTTCTGTCCACGCCCAGCTACCGGCAAGACTGGACCCATGA
- a CDS encoding GNAT family N-acetyltransferase, with the protein MADLSGDYEIRRFGAASEGEEGFAEAESWIRAVAFGFHESTRTPEHVARSLETYRVDQRVLTGAYQTRQVAAGSLPADVPVATFGTLRKTLNIGFGRLLETQMVTAVTVRTSHRRRGLLRRMMSEDLELARKDGVAMAALTASEGTIYGRFGFGVASFERTVKVDTSARFSVRHQAVGSVEIADPKVLLDLAPKVFDRVHRLTPGSMGRQEWYRQGASGSLGRDGKEDPAVKVALHYGPDGAVDGYVSYKFLGWDTEPYTVQVMDLVAASNEGYLELWQFLAAIDLVERVTWEEAPLDDPLTWALSDPRCIDSSDSRDMLWLRILDVGKALEARHYPADGRLVLEVHDPLGLAAGTFALDVTGGQAAVVPVPESEAADLALDVAALSSIYLGAVCPVTLVAAGRIRENTKGAAFKAWQMFAVERATHCLTHF; encoded by the coding sequence GTGGCTGATCTGAGTGGTGACTATGAAATCCGGCGCTTCGGCGCGGCATCCGAGGGCGAAGAGGGTTTTGCCGAAGCCGAATCGTGGATCCGGGCGGTGGCGTTCGGCTTCCACGAATCAACCAGGACGCCGGAGCACGTGGCGAGGTCACTCGAGACATACCGGGTGGACCAGCGCGTCCTGACAGGGGCGTACCAGACGCGCCAGGTGGCCGCCGGATCGCTGCCGGCGGATGTGCCCGTCGCCACGTTCGGCACGCTCCGCAAGACCCTCAACATCGGTTTCGGCCGCCTGCTGGAAACCCAGATGGTCACGGCGGTGACGGTGCGTACCTCCCACCGGCGGCGGGGCCTGCTGCGGCGGATGATGTCCGAGGACCTGGAACTGGCTCGGAAGGACGGTGTGGCAATGGCTGCCCTCACGGCGTCTGAAGGAACCATCTACGGGCGGTTTGGTTTCGGCGTGGCCAGCTTCGAACGTACCGTGAAAGTGGACACCAGCGCACGGTTCAGCGTCCGTCACCAGGCCGTGGGAAGCGTGGAAATCGCAGATCCCAAGGTGCTGCTGGACCTGGCCCCGAAGGTGTTCGACCGGGTGCACCGGCTGACTCCAGGGTCCATGGGCCGCCAGGAGTGGTACCGCCAAGGGGCCTCAGGTTCCCTCGGTCGCGACGGTAAGGAAGATCCGGCCGTCAAGGTGGCGCTGCACTATGGACCCGACGGAGCTGTTGACGGCTATGTCTCCTATAAGTTCCTAGGGTGGGACACCGAGCCCTATACCGTGCAGGTAATGGACCTCGTGGCGGCCAGCAACGAGGGGTACCTGGAGCTGTGGCAGTTCCTGGCTGCCATCGACCTGGTGGAGCGGGTGACCTGGGAGGAAGCACCGCTGGATGACCCGCTGACCTGGGCGCTGTCCGACCCCCGCTGTATTGACTCCTCCGACAGCAGGGACATGCTCTGGCTCCGCATTCTGGACGTAGGCAAGGCCCTTGAGGCGCGTCACTATCCCGCGGACGGCCGGCTGGTCCTGGAAGTCCATGACCCGCTGGGACTCGCGGCTGGAACCTTTGCACTGGACGTCACCGGCGGCCAGGCCGCCGTCGTGCCCGTGCCGGAAAGCGAGGCGGCAGACCTGGCGCTGGACGTCGCTGCCCTGTCATCGATCTATCTCGGCGCAGTCTGCCCAGTGACGCTGGTGGCGGCCGGCCGGATCCGCGAGAACACCAAGGGTGCGGCATTCAAGGCCTGGCAGATGTTTGCGGTGGAGCGGGCCACCCATTGCCTCACCCACTTCTGA
- a CDS encoding response regulator, producing MIRIVVVDDQELVRTGLRTLAEHDGDITVAAEASNGATGLQKVREYLPDVVLMDIRMPVMDGLDATGRIVADPELAGVRVLILTTFDEDENVFDAIRLGAAGFLLKDIAPLELRQAIRAVAAGDALLSPAITRRVMQSVAAGQHRPADVAPLLALTEREREVLTEIGRGLSNQEIGQKLFISPATARTYVSRLLAKLNARDRSQLVVLAYETGLVRPGSP from the coding sequence ATGATTCGGATTGTTGTGGTGGACGACCAGGAGCTCGTGCGGACCGGCCTGCGGACACTCGCAGAGCACGACGGTGACATCACCGTCGCCGCGGAGGCGTCCAACGGTGCCACGGGACTGCAGAAGGTCAGGGAATATCTTCCCGACGTGGTCCTGATGGACATCCGCATGCCGGTGATGGACGGGCTGGACGCCACCGGCCGGATCGTGGCCGACCCCGAGCTCGCCGGTGTCCGGGTGCTGATCCTGACCACCTTTGACGAGGACGAGAACGTCTTCGACGCCATCCGGCTGGGCGCCGCAGGATTCCTGCTTAAGGACATCGCCCCGCTTGAGCTGCGCCAGGCTATCCGGGCGGTGGCTGCCGGGGATGCCCTCCTCTCGCCTGCCATCACCCGCAGGGTCATGCAGTCTGTGGCCGCGGGGCAGCACCGGCCTGCCGATGTGGCCCCGCTCCTGGCCCTGACCGAACGCGAACGGGAAGTCCTCACCGAGATCGGCCGGGGACTGTCCAACCAGGAGATTGGCCAGAAGCTGTTCATCAGCCCGGCCACAGCGCGAACGTACGTCAGCAGGCTGCTCGCGAAGCTGAACGCGCGGGACCGGTCCCAACTGGTGGTCCTTGCCTACGAGACCGGCCTGGTCCGGCCGGGGAGCCCGTAG
- a CDS encoding SRPBCC family protein has product MTANQSSVVDNGEFTVTRTITVAAPIEKVWAAITEAEHIARWFGQTAVLDEVAIGAGGVFSFEGFGAFPVLIEELDPPRMIAYRWSNEQAMSDTAIDPDHSTVFRFTLKELDGGTQLTVVESGFDTQADPAASMESHRTGWDSELDELVSYLEGGS; this is encoded by the coding sequence ATGACAGCCAATCAATCCTCGGTAGTAGACAACGGCGAATTCACCGTGACGCGCACCATCACCGTCGCGGCTCCGATCGAGAAGGTGTGGGCGGCGATCACCGAAGCCGAGCACATCGCCCGATGGTTCGGGCAAACAGCCGTGCTCGACGAAGTCGCCATCGGCGCCGGTGGAGTCTTTTCGTTTGAGGGATTCGGCGCGTTCCCGGTGCTGATCGAGGAGCTCGACCCGCCCCGGATGATCGCCTACCGCTGGAGCAACGAACAGGCAATGTCGGACACTGCCATCGACCCCGACCACTCGACAGTATTCCGGTTCACCCTCAAAGAGCTCGACGGCGGTACTCAGCTAACGGTCGTCGAATCTGGCTTCGACACCCAGGCCGACCCGGCCGCCAGCATGGAGAGCCACCGAACGGGCTGGGACTCGGAGCTGGACGAACTGGTCAGCTACCTCGAGGGCGGCTCGTGA
- the polA gene encoding DNA polymerase I produces MSETTKPAPFPSETAALEGNVALQNDAALQDVKVPPLASRSLSATEAPVIPLTDQPRLLVLDGHSMAFRAFFALPADKFSTTKGQHTNAIHGFTSMLINLIKEQKPTHIAVAFDVSDETTHRKAEYSEYKGGRNETPREMSGQIDLIDKVMGAWGIKTIKMPGYEADDILATLASMGEKAGYEVLLVTGDRDAFQLITDNVFVLYPRKGVSDIPRLDAAAIQEKYFVTPPQYSDLAALVGESADNLPGIPGVGPKTAAKWINLYGGLEGVLENADAIGGKVGDALRESVEDVKRNRRLNRLHTDLDLPVTLDDLAEPRPDEAALEQLFDDLEFKTIRTRLFALYSSDEVESAERESIDTPAFVTPSDATELGAFLAAGAGKRSAVAVDLVPGRIGEDAAALAIVRDDAAVYIDLAGQDAAAENVLADWLRDEQAPKVMHGYKAALKALSSRGLGLEGVVDDTSISGYLIEPDRRTYELAELAQHHLNISISSETAKAGQLELSFDGDDAAAADALVRVAAVVQALSRFFASELTERKAADLLATLELPVSRVLADMELAGIAIDMPRMDDQLADLAKVIENAQELAFAAIGHEVNLGSPKQLQTVLFEELQLPKTKKIKSGYTTDAASLKNLLEKTGHEFLVQLMAHRESSKLRQMLESLKKSVTDDGRIHTTYAQNVAATGRISSNNPNLQNIPIRSEEGRRVRGIFVVSDGYDCLLSADYSQIEMRIMAHLSGDAGLIQAYKEGEDLHRFVGSNIFHVPTEEVTSAMRSKVKAMSYGLAYGLTSFGLSKQLEISVDEARTLMKDYFDRFGAVRDYLRGVVDQARIDGYTATIEGRRRYLPDLTSTDRQLRENAERIALNSPIQGSAADIIKRAMLGVHDELAAQGLKSRMLLQVHDELVLEVANGEREAVEKLVTEQMGSAADLSVPLDVQIGVGPSWYDAGH; encoded by the coding sequence GTGAGTGAAACTACCAAACCGGCCCCCTTCCCGTCCGAGACCGCTGCCCTCGAGGGCAACGTCGCCCTGCAAAATGATGCCGCCCTGCAGGACGTGAAGGTTCCGCCCCTGGCCAGCCGGTCGCTTTCCGCCACCGAAGCTCCCGTCATCCCGCTTACGGACCAGCCGCGGCTGCTGGTGCTGGACGGGCACTCCATGGCCTTCCGCGCGTTTTTCGCCCTGCCGGCGGACAAATTCTCCACCACCAAGGGGCAGCACACCAACGCGATCCACGGATTCACGTCCATGCTCATTAACCTCATCAAGGAACAGAAGCCCACCCACATTGCGGTAGCCTTCGACGTCTCGGACGAAACCACGCACCGCAAGGCCGAATACAGCGAATATAAGGGCGGCCGCAACGAGACCCCGCGGGAAATGAGCGGCCAGATCGACCTGATCGACAAGGTCATGGGCGCGTGGGGCATCAAGACAATCAAGATGCCGGGCTACGAAGCGGACGACATCCTGGCAACGCTGGCATCCATGGGGGAAAAGGCAGGCTACGAGGTACTCCTCGTCACAGGCGACCGCGACGCGTTCCAGCTCATCACCGACAACGTCTTTGTGCTCTATCCCCGGAAGGGTGTCAGCGATATTCCCCGGCTGGACGCTGCTGCCATCCAGGAGAAGTACTTTGTGACGCCCCCGCAGTACTCCGACCTTGCCGCGCTGGTGGGCGAGTCGGCGGACAACCTCCCAGGCATTCCGGGCGTCGGACCCAAAACGGCAGCCAAATGGATCAACCTCTACGGCGGGCTGGAAGGAGTCCTGGAGAACGCAGACGCCATCGGCGGCAAGGTTGGGGACGCCCTCCGCGAAAGCGTTGAGGACGTCAAACGCAACCGGCGGCTGAACAGGCTCCACACCGATCTCGATCTCCCGGTAACGCTGGACGATCTCGCGGAACCGCGCCCGGACGAGGCCGCCCTGGAGCAGCTGTTCGACGACCTTGAATTCAAGACCATCCGTACCCGGCTGTTTGCCCTCTACAGCAGCGACGAAGTGGAATCGGCTGAGCGCGAGAGCATCGACACGCCGGCCTTTGTGACCCCCTCTGATGCAACTGAGCTGGGCGCCTTCCTTGCGGCCGGAGCAGGGAAGCGGTCGGCCGTCGCCGTTGACCTGGTGCCCGGCCGGATTGGCGAAGACGCTGCGGCACTGGCCATCGTCCGTGACGACGCCGCCGTCTACATCGACCTCGCTGGCCAGGACGCCGCAGCCGAAAACGTCCTGGCGGACTGGCTGCGGGACGAGCAAGCCCCGAAGGTCATGCACGGCTACAAGGCAGCGCTAAAAGCCCTCTCCAGCCGTGGCCTGGGCCTCGAAGGGGTGGTCGATGACACCTCAATTTCCGGGTATCTCATCGAGCCGGACCGCCGCACCTATGAGCTCGCCGAACTGGCCCAGCACCACCTGAACATCAGCATTTCGTCCGAGACCGCCAAGGCGGGCCAGCTTGAGCTGTCGTTCGACGGCGATGACGCCGCGGCAGCGGACGCGCTGGTGCGGGTAGCCGCGGTGGTCCAGGCCCTGAGCCGCTTCTTCGCCTCGGAACTGACCGAGCGCAAGGCGGCGGACCTGCTGGCCACCCTGGAGCTGCCCGTCAGCCGGGTCCTGGCCGACATGGAGCTCGCAGGAATTGCCATCGACATGCCGCGCATGGACGACCAGCTCGCGGATCTCGCCAAGGTGATCGAAAATGCGCAGGAGCTCGCCTTCGCGGCGATTGGCCATGAGGTCAACCTCGGATCGCCGAAACAGCTCCAGACTGTCCTTTTCGAGGAACTCCAGCTGCCGAAGACCAAGAAGATCAAGTCCGGTTACACCACGGATGCCGCGTCGCTCAAGAACCTGCTGGAGAAGACCGGGCACGAATTCCTGGTCCAGCTCATGGCACACCGCGAGTCCTCGAAGCTGCGCCAGATGCTGGAATCCCTCAAGAAGTCCGTCACGGACGACGGCCGGATCCACACGACATACGCGCAGAACGTGGCAGCCACCGGCAGGATCTCCTCCAACAACCCCAACCTGCAGAACATCCCGATCCGCAGCGAGGAAGGCCGCCGGGTCCGTGGCATCTTCGTGGTCAGCGACGGCTACGATTGCCTGCTATCCGCCGATTACTCGCAGATCGAGATGCGGATCATGGCACACCTCTCGGGGGACGCCGGCCTCATCCAGGCGTACAAGGAAGGGGAGGACCTGCACCGTTTTGTGGGCTCCAACATCTTCCATGTCCCCACCGAAGAAGTCACCAGCGCCATGCGTTCCAAGGTCAAGGCCATGTCTTACGGCCTGGCGTACGGGCTGACGTCATTCGGGCTCTCCAAGCAGCTGGAGATTTCGGTCGATGAGGCGCGGACGCTCATGAAGGATTACTTCGACCGGTTCGGCGCCGTTCGCGACTACCTCCGCGGTGTAGTGGACCAGGCGCGGATCGACGGCTACACAGCCACCATCGAGGGCCGCCGCCGCTACCTGCCGGACCTCACCAGCACGGACCGCCAGCTTCGCGAGAACGCGGAGCGCATCGCACTGAACTCGCCCATCCAGGGATCGGCGGCGGACATCATCAAGCGGGCCATGCTGGGCGTTCACGACGAACTGGCCGCCCAGGGACTCAAATCACGGATGCTCCTGCAGGTGCACGACGAACTGGTGCTTGAGGTGGCCAACGGGGAGCGGGAGGCAGTGGAGAAGCTCGTAACGGAGCAGATGGGCTCCGCCGCGGACCTGAGCGTTCCCTTGGACGTCCAGATCGGCGTCGGTCCCAGCTGGTACGACGCCGGCCACTAG
- a CDS encoding inorganic phosphate transporter, with translation MDITLMVALVIALALFFDFTNGFHDTANAMATPIATGAIKPKTAVTLAAILNLVGAFLSTEVAKTVSGGIIREGSDGVQITPDIIFAGLMGAILWNMITWLKGLPSSSSHALFGGLIGAAVAGIGFNSVNLETLLQKVILPAIFAPLIAGIVAYACTRLAYGLTARHDPETGSKLTQKRGGFRTGQIFTSSLVALAHGTNDAQKTMGIITLVLIAAGTQAPGTGPQFWVIAACALAIAVGTYAGGWRIIRTMGSGLTEVKPAQGFAAETSTASAILASSHLGFALSTTQVASGSVIGSGMGRKGTTVRWNMVGKIALGWLFTLPAAGIVGALTALLVKTGVVGVVIAAVAGTAAVLFMFFYSRKSQVGHHNAVEVEEAGQAVRFAKKKAIARARARANKPEDTQR, from the coding sequence GTGGATATCACCTTAATGGTGGCGCTGGTCATCGCACTGGCACTATTTTTCGACTTCACGAACGGCTTCCACGACACCGCCAACGCGATGGCCACCCCTATCGCCACGGGCGCCATCAAGCCGAAGACTGCAGTGACCCTCGCGGCCATCCTGAACCTGGTTGGTGCCTTCCTGTCAACGGAGGTGGCCAAGACCGTCTCCGGCGGCATCATCAGGGAAGGTTCAGACGGTGTCCAGATCACGCCGGACATCATCTTCGCAGGCCTGATGGGCGCCATCCTCTGGAACATGATCACCTGGCTCAAGGGCCTCCCCTCAAGTTCCTCGCACGCCCTGTTCGGCGGCCTGATCGGTGCGGCGGTGGCGGGCATCGGCTTCAACTCGGTGAACTTGGAGACCCTGCTCCAGAAAGTCATCCTTCCGGCTATTTTTGCACCCCTTATTGCGGGCATCGTTGCCTACGCCTGCACCCGGCTGGCGTATGGGCTGACGGCACGTCACGATCCGGAAACCGGCAGCAAACTCACGCAGAAACGTGGCGGCTTCCGCACCGGGCAGATTTTCACGTCCAGCCTGGTAGCACTGGCGCACGGCACCAACGATGCACAGAAGACCATGGGCATCATCACCCTGGTCCTGATCGCCGCCGGCACGCAGGCCCCGGGAACCGGACCGCAGTTCTGGGTCATCGCGGCGTGTGCGCTGGCCATAGCCGTCGGCACGTACGCCGGCGGCTGGCGCATCATCCGGACCATGGGATCGGGACTCACCGAGGTCAAGCCGGCGCAGGGATTCGCCGCCGAGACGAGCACCGCTTCGGCGATCCTGGCGTCCTCCCACCTGGGCTTCGCTCTGTCCACCACGCAGGTGGCTTCCGGTTCCGTCATCGGCTCCGGAATGGGCCGCAAGGGCACCACAGTGCGCTGGAACATGGTGGGCAAGATCGCACTTGGCTGGCTCTTTACCCTCCCGGCCGCCGGCATCGTGGGCGCACTCACTGCATTGCTCGTCAAGACCGGCGTTGTGGGCGTGGTGATTGCCGCCGTCGCCGGAACCGCCGCCGTACTGTTCATGTTCTTCTACTCCCGTAAGTCCCAGGTGGGCCACCACAATGCCGTGGAGGTCGAGGAAGCCGGGCAGGCCGTCCGGTTCGCCAAAAAGAAAGCCATCGCCCGGGCCCGTGCCAGGGCGAACAAGCCAGAGGATACTCAGCGATGA
- a CDS encoding multicopper oxidase family protein — MKHSLRCAHPAARAAAVAVALTLTGCSSPEIDVPADFGQPLMIPPLAESHVDASGTRIFDLTARGGTTEFTAAGATETMGYNGTFLGPTLRAARGEKVAVNVTNSLAEATSVHWHGMHLPAAMDGGPHQEVAPGATWRPEWIIDQPAATLWYHPHPHGRTEEQVYRGLAGMFILDDPDTASSGLPGTYGVDDIPLIVQDKQFTADGQWSLKNDGNEIGVLGSTTMVNGSIGAVQQVTTEQVRLRLLNGSTARIYNFGFANDRPFQVVATDGGLLQAPLERRNIQLSPGERAEIVLSLAPGEETMLRSSKPDLGAVAASFAFGGEDSFDLLKLQAAPVLQPSAKISPRLATFAPDEEAASVTRSFTLAGREINGRKMDMDRIDQTVALGATEIWEVRSRNSFPHNFHIHDVQFQILSIDGAEPPEHLAGRKDTVYLSPRKTYRLIMSFEDYADPDVPFMYHCHLLLHEDEGMMGQFTVTDPAADAGVSKPGPDHDRGHAGHRH, encoded by the coding sequence ATGAAACACTCCCTCCGCTGCGCGCATCCCGCTGCGCGTGCGGCCGCCGTCGCAGTGGCCCTCACGCTGACCGGATGCAGCTCCCCCGAGATCGATGTCCCCGCGGATTTCGGGCAGCCGCTGATGATCCCACCGCTGGCGGAATCACACGTGGATGCGAGCGGGACCCGGATATTCGACCTGACGGCCCGGGGCGGCACCACCGAGTTCACGGCGGCCGGTGCAACGGAGACCATGGGCTATAACGGAACCTTCCTCGGGCCCACGTTGCGCGCTGCCCGCGGCGAAAAGGTGGCGGTGAATGTCACCAACAGTCTGGCCGAGGCCACCAGCGTGCACTGGCATGGCATGCACTTGCCGGCGGCAATGGACGGCGGCCCGCATCAGGAGGTCGCGCCCGGCGCCACGTGGCGGCCGGAATGGATCATCGACCAGCCGGCTGCAACCCTCTGGTACCACCCGCACCCGCACGGTAGGACCGAGGAACAGGTGTACCGGGGACTTGCCGGGATGTTCATCCTGGATGATCCCGACACTGCTTCCTCCGGCCTGCCCGGCACCTATGGCGTGGACGACATCCCGCTAATAGTGCAGGACAAGCAATTCACCGCTGACGGTCAGTGGTCATTGAAGAATGACGGCAATGAAATCGGCGTGCTCGGGTCCACCACCATGGTGAACGGCAGCATCGGCGCCGTCCAACAGGTCACTACTGAGCAGGTCCGGCTGCGGCTCCTGAACGGATCCACCGCACGCATTTACAATTTCGGCTTCGCCAATGACCGCCCGTTCCAGGTCGTGGCCACGGACGGCGGGCTGCTGCAGGCGCCGCTGGAACGGCGGAACATTCAGCTCTCCCCCGGCGAACGGGCCGAGATTGTGCTGTCCCTTGCGCCCGGTGAGGAAACCATGCTCCGCTCCTCGAAGCCGGACCTCGGGGCCGTGGCCGCGTCCTTTGCCTTCGGCGGCGAGGATTCCTTCGACCTCCTGAAGCTCCAGGCCGCACCGGTTCTCCAACCGTCGGCGAAGATATCCCCGCGCCTTGCAACATTTGCGCCCGACGAGGAGGCTGCCTCGGTGACCCGGTCCTTCACGCTGGCGGGCCGCGAGATCAACGGCCGGAAGATGGACATGGACCGGATCGACCAGACCGTTGCGTTGGGCGCCACCGAAATCTGGGAGGTCCGGAGCCGAAACTCGTTCCCGCACAACTTCCACATCCACGACGTGCAGTTCCAGATCCTCAGCATCGACGGCGCAGAGCCGCCGGAACACCTCGCCGGCCGCAAGGACACCGTGTACCTGTCCCCGCGGAAAACGTACCGGCTGATCATGTCCTTCGAGGACTACGCCGATCCGGACGTCCCCTTCATGTACCACTGCCACCTGCTCCTCCACGAAGACGAGGGCATGATGGGCCAGTTCACGGTGACTGATCCGGCCGCAGATGCCGGGGTGAGCAAGCCGGGCCCAGATCACGACAGAGGCCACGCAGGGCACCGCCACTGA